In Clostridium ljungdahlii DSM 13528, the genomic window AGATATTGTTGAAATGGGGCGTCAATTAATGGCTGATCCATTCTTCCCTGAAAAAGCTTTAACTGGAAGAAAAGATGATATTACTAAATGCTGCCGCTGCTTTAGCTGTTTTGGTGAATATATGACAACACGTACAACTGTCTGTGCATTAAATCCGGTGATTGGTAGAGAAAGAGAACATGAAGCTGCTTTTGCTCCAACAATACCTAAAAAGGTATTGATTGCTGGTGGAGGTCCTGCTGGCATGTCAGCAGCTTTACAAGCATCAGCTCGTGGACATGAAGTTATTTTATTTGAAAAGAATAGTCGTTTAGGTGGCGCGTTACTTTATGAAGAATATATTCCATTTAAACAAGATTTATTTAACTATTCTCAATTATTAGCAAAGAGATTAGTTGAAACAAATATAGAAGTACGTTTAAATACAGAATTAACTCCAGAATTAGCAAAAGAGCTGCATGCAGATATAATTATCTGTGCGGTAGGATCGGTACCTGTTGTGCCTCCAATCTTAGGAATTGATACTAGCCATAAAGTTGTAGGAATAGATGCTATTCATCAATCACAACCAGCTGTTGGAGATAAAGTTGTTATTTTAGGTGGAGGATTAATAGGTACAGAAACATCTATTTATCTTGATAGCCTAGGTAAAGATGTAACTGTTGTAGAAATGAGAAATGATTATGCTCCAGATACATCAGAAATGCATAAGATTGCTTTAGAAGTAACATTAAAGAAAGGACATGTTAAAATGCACTTAAATACAAGGGCTAAAGAAGTTACTAACGAAGGTTTGTTATGTATAGATGAAACTGGAAATGAAGTTTTATATCCTGCAGATACTATTTTGGTTGCTGCTGGTATGAAACCAAATTCAGAATCTGTTGAAGCTTTACGTTATGCAGCACCTAGATTCTTTCAAATTGGAGATTGTGTTAAAGTGGGTAAAGTATTAGAAGCAGTTCATGGTGGTTACTACGGTGCTTTAGATATTTAATATTAATAGAATGCTATTTGTAAATAAATATGATAATTTAAAAAAGAGACATTTTTAGTTTAAATGTCTCTTTAAAAATTAGCTATGCTTAAGAAGTAGGTTTATAAAAATAACTATTGAACATTACCTCTAGTATAATTTTCCACAACTTCTGAAAATGTATCTTTTATTATTGAATTCATGTGATCTAAAAACCTTAATATAGTGACCTTTTCCTCCATTACTTAGGTACATTATTAAATTATCATTTATATTAAACTATATTGATTATATATCTCTAGTTTCGGATATTAATCGCGCTCACTGTACTACTTTCATGTGAAGAAACATCCGCTAGCAGAATAAATTGAGTCGCACATAACCCGAAAATACTAAATAATATTAATTTAC contains:
- a CDS encoding FAD-dependent oxidoreductase yields the protein MNQYYPNLGSTIKIAGLTLKNRMIGSPISIPEIGPDENLTRDNISFYSLRAKGGAAVITVSEGIVHSATGKSHTKHILLDTRMSLPSLTELARIIHRHNCFASMELSHGGKYAGNRSQSNKQAKRFGPVDEIWADGTHVYEMPEDLILEIADSFGKAAALVKEAGFDMVLVHGGHGWLINQFMSPNTNTRTDKWGGSFENRMRFPFLCVEKIREAVGPNFPIEFRMSGAEYTEGGYDINYGVKIAQALDGKVDLIHVSAGVHENRGAFVITHPSVFIEHGCNVHLAAEIKKHVKTPVATLGGLNDPDMMEDIIASGKADIVEMGRQLMADPFFPEKALTGRKDDITKCCRCFSCFGEYMTTRTTVCALNPVIGREREHEAAFAPTIPKKVLIAGGGPAGMSAALQASARGHEVILFEKNSRLGGALLYEEYIPFKQDLFNYSQLLAKRLVETNIEVRLNTELTPELAKELHADIIICAVGSVPVVPPILGIDTSHKVVGIDAIHQSQPAVGDKVVILGGGLIGTETSIYLDSLGKDVTVVEMRNDYAPDTSEMHKIALEVTLKKGHVKMHLNTRAKEVTNEGLLCIDETGNEVLYPADTILVAAGMKPNSESVEALRYAAPRFFQIGDCVKVGKVLEAVHGGYYGALDI